In Paenibacillus hexagrammi, the following are encoded in one genomic region:
- a CDS encoding ABC transporter permease, with translation MTTLKLYALLIRSSLRSQMQYKFNFVFSMMMAAVLQVSEFLMVALVVMRFGSVGGWSLYEVCYLYGVMMISKAIYRSFASDVHHLEKYLVSGDLDALLIRPIPILMALMTQNIRFLFAETAQGLLLLFISMRALMTEGQIGWTAIPLTLLAIATGAVLLFAIGLATAAAGFWLTRIESLQNMTEDAAQTASRYPLALYPRWLQSLLLVLVPVGFVNYIPALYIVKHQGGMWLIAATIIASCAVMLLAMKVWKIGLSRYQSTGS, from the coding sequence ATGACGACCCTAAAGCTGTATGCGCTGCTCATCCGTTCGAGCTTGAGGAGCCAGATGCAGTATAAGTTCAATTTTGTTTTCTCTATGATGATGGCAGCTGTGCTTCAAGTATCCGAATTTCTGATGGTTGCGCTTGTAGTGATGAGATTCGGGAGTGTCGGCGGATGGAGCTTGTATGAGGTATGCTACCTGTATGGCGTGATGATGATATCCAAGGCGATCTATCGCTCCTTTGCTTCGGACGTGCATCATTTGGAAAAATACCTGGTCAGCGGTGACCTGGATGCGCTACTGATTAGGCCGATTCCCATACTGATGGCGCTGATGACGCAAAATATCCGCTTTCTATTTGCAGAAACCGCACAAGGTTTGCTGCTATTGTTTATCTCCATGCGGGCGCTGATGACGGAAGGTCAGATCGGATGGACGGCTATACCGCTAACCCTTCTGGCTATCGCTACCGGAGCGGTCCTCTTGTTTGCTATCGGCCTTGCTACGGCTGCGGCGGGATTCTGGCTGACACGCATTGAATCCCTGCAAAATATGACAGAGGACGCAGCTCAGACCGCATCCCGTTATCCGCTGGCATTATATCCGAGGTGGCTGCAGAGCCTTCTGCTCGTGCTGGTGCCTGTCGGATTCGTAAATTACATACCTGCCCTTTATATAGTAAAGCATCAGGGGGGCATGTGGCTGATCGCAGCGACAATCATAGCCTCTTGCGCCGTAATGCTGCTTGCCATGAAAGTATGGAAGATCGGCTTGTCCCGCTATCAGAGCACAGGAAGCTGA
- a CDS encoding c-type cytochrome translates to MMKRISSLEFKKGGGGMPPFQVSLKEEDVKTLAAWLAEMK, encoded by the coding sequence TTGATGAAGCGGATATCATCACTAGAATTCAAAAAGGGAGGCGGCGGGATGCCTCCGTTTCAGGTGAGCTTGAAAGAAGAGGATGTCAAAACACTTGCAGCTTGGCTGGCGGAGATGAAGTAA
- a CDS encoding MATE family efflux transporter, with the protein MTTEKNKFTLWVLAWPIFIELTLQLLLGTVDTLMVSRVSDDAVAVVGLSNQLFQALTTLFMTVASGAGILIAQKLGARKAEDARTVAIMAVKVSAVIGMLLSIVLHFGARPLAQVFQLEERLLPLADTYISIVGGGMVLTALMASLSTVIRNTGNTKGPMITALGMNVIHVFFNYGFIFGSYGFPKLGLTGVAISTLVSRLLATGFLLFMFTSAFDRKIQFMDWRIFHRKLFGEVLKIGWPLGVNMSSYVFTQLAMYTFLAMLGAKELATRTYMNTLESSCSMLGFALSLAMQIQIAHLYGGGRIREAYKSSYRGLWIGLGLATGSSVILLLVSKQYLGIFTADPEIITLGLSCIAMNLLLQPGKMLNMGIGSALNAVGDTRYNMYISIGSMWMVAAGLSYLLGIHLSWGLMGIYVAMICDEYLRGVLVLYRWRGQKFLRKGLPSSEASSVSQGPGTTAQA; encoded by the coding sequence GTGACAACAGAGAAAAATAAATTTACGCTTTGGGTACTGGCTTGGCCCATATTCATTGAACTGACGCTGCAGCTGCTCCTGGGCACTGTGGATACCTTGATGGTAAGCCGGGTATCCGATGACGCAGTGGCGGTTGTAGGACTGTCTAACCAGCTTTTTCAGGCATTGACGACACTATTCATGACAGTTGCCAGCGGTGCAGGCATTCTTATCGCGCAGAAGCTGGGCGCCCGTAAAGCCGAGGATGCGCGCACAGTTGCCATCATGGCGGTTAAAGTCAGCGCTGTGATCGGCATGCTGCTAAGTATCGTGCTTCATTTTGGAGCACGTCCGCTTGCGCAAGTCTTTCAATTGGAGGAGCGTCTGCTTCCGCTTGCGGATACGTATATTTCCATTGTTGGCGGGGGGATGGTCCTAACGGCATTAATGGCATCTCTAAGTACGGTTATTCGCAACACGGGCAATACCAAAGGTCCGATGATCACAGCGCTGGGTATGAACGTCATCCATGTGTTTTTTAATTACGGATTTATTTTTGGCTCTTACGGCTTCCCTAAGCTTGGACTTACAGGAGTTGCAATATCTACACTAGTGAGCCGTCTTCTGGCTACTGGATTTCTGTTATTCATGTTTACCTCGGCCTTTGACCGCAAAATTCAATTCATGGATTGGCGCATCTTTCACCGTAAGCTGTTCGGTGAGGTGCTCAAGATCGGCTGGCCGCTCGGAGTGAATATGTCCTCTTACGTGTTTACCCAGCTCGCTATGTATACCTTTCTTGCTATGCTGGGCGCCAAGGAGCTTGCGACAAGAACCTATATGAATACCTTAGAGTCGTCCTGCTCGATGCTGGGCTTTGCTCTTTCCCTTGCCATGCAGATTCAGATTGCTCATTTATACGGTGGGGGAAGAATTCGTGAGGCATATAAAAGCTCTTACAGAGGGCTGTGGATCGGTCTGGGGCTCGCGACGGGAAGCTCGGTTATTCTTCTGCTTGTCAGCAAGCAGTACTTAGGGATATTTACCGCCGATCCGGAAATTATAACACTGGGACTCTCCTGCATTGCCATGAACCTGCTTCTGCAGCCTGGTAAAATGCTCAATATGGGAATAGGAAGCGCACTGAATGCGGTAGGAGATACCCGTTACAATATGTATATTTCGATAGGCTCCATGTGGATGGTTGCGGCGGGATTGTCGTATCTGCTGGGCATTCATTTGAGCTGGGGGCTGATGGGAATCTATGTGGCGATGATTTGTGATGAGTATTTACGAGGCGTGCTGGTGCTCTATAGGTGGAGAGGTCAAAAGTTCCTGCGAAAAGGTCTCCCTTCTAGCGAAGCATCTTCAGTAAGCCAAGGCCCGGGAACAACCGCGCAAGCATAG
- the arfA gene encoding arabinosylfuranosidase ArfA, whose protein sequence is MTKKAKMIVDKDFTIGEVDSRLYGSFIEHLGRAVYGGIYEPEHPQADEQGFRTDVLELVKGLQVPIVRYPGGNFVSGYNWEDGVGPIEQRKKRLELAWRTVEPNLVGLNEFMDWCRKANTEAMMAVNLGTRGPDQARELVEYSNHKSGSYWSDLRIQHGYKDPHNIKTWCLGNEMDGPWQIGSKTAAEYGRIACETAKVMKWVDPSIELVACGSSGLGMATFPEWEATVLEHTYDHVEYISLHQYYGNRDNDSANFLAQSMGMDKFIHTVVSTCDYIQAKKRGKKKIHLSFDEWNVWYHSNDADRKIEPWSIAPPQLEDIYNHEDALLVGCMLISMLKRADRVKMACMAQLVNVIAPIMTVNGGAAWKQTIYYPYMHTSVFGRGTVLVPLIQSPKYDAKDYTDVSYLEAVAVHNEEKSEVTIFAVNRHLEEALPLELDLRSFGASRIIEHIVLESDDLKAANTADAPDNVKPHHGGSAAVTDSGQVQATLSKASWNVIRLKLV, encoded by the coding sequence ATGACGAAAAAAGCAAAAATGATCGTGGATAAAGATTTTACCATCGGTGAAGTGGATTCCCGGCTATATGGTTCGTTCATCGAGCATTTAGGCAGAGCGGTTTACGGGGGGATTTATGAACCGGAGCATCCGCAGGCTGATGAGCAGGGCTTTCGGACAGACGTGCTTGAGCTTGTGAAGGGGCTGCAAGTTCCCATCGTACGCTATCCGGGCGGTAATTTTGTATCCGGCTACAACTGGGAGGATGGCGTCGGTCCTATCGAGCAGCGCAAAAAGCGTCTGGAGCTTGCTTGGCGGACGGTCGAGCCTAATTTAGTCGGGTTGAACGAGTTTATGGATTGGTGCCGCAAGGCGAATACGGAGGCTATGATGGCCGTTAACCTGGGGACGCGCGGACCGGATCAAGCACGTGAATTGGTGGAATATTCGAATCATAAATCCGGCAGCTATTGGAGTGACCTGCGTATCCAGCACGGATACAAGGACCCGCACAATATTAAGACATGGTGCTTGGGGAACGAGATGGACGGCCCTTGGCAGATTGGAAGCAAGACAGCAGCAGAATACGGAAGAATCGCATGCGAAACAGCCAAGGTCATGAAATGGGTGGATCCATCCATCGAGCTTGTCGCCTGCGGCAGCTCGGGTCTCGGTATGGCCACTTTCCCAGAATGGGAGGCTACCGTGCTTGAACATACGTATGATCATGTGGAATACATATCCCTGCATCAGTATTACGGGAACCGTGACAATGATTCTGCAAACTTCCTGGCTCAATCGATGGGCATGGACAAATTTATTCACACTGTAGTTTCTACATGCGATTACATTCAGGCTAAGAAGCGCGGGAAAAAGAAGATTCATCTTTCCTTTGACGAGTGGAACGTTTGGTATCATTCGAACGATGCCGATCGCAAAATTGAACCGTGGAGCATTGCGCCGCCGCAGCTTGAGGATATTTATAATCACGAGGATGCGCTTCTGGTGGGATGCATGTTAATCAGCATGCTGAAGCGTGCAGATCGCGTGAAGATGGCCTGCATGGCGCAGCTTGTCAATGTGATCGCGCCGATTATGACCGTGAACGGCGGAGCGGCATGGAAGCAGACGATTTACTATCCATATATGCACACGAGTGTGTTTGGACGGGGAACTGTACTGGTTCCGCTGATTCAATCGCCGAAGTATGATGCGAAGGATTATACCGATGTATCCTATCTGGAAGCCGTAGCGGTTCATAACGAAGAGAAGTCTGAGGTTACGATATTCGCGGTCAACCGTCATCTGGAGGAAGCGCTGCCGCTGGAGCTCGACCTGCGCAGCTTCGGTGCAAGCCGTATCATCGAGCATATTGTACTCGAGAGCGATGATTTGAAAGCCGCGAACACTGCGGACGCGCCGGATAACGTGAAGCCGCATCATGGCGGAAGCGCAGCGGTAACGGACAGCGGGCAAGTGCAAGCAACCTTATCCAAAGCATCCTGGAACGTGATTCGTTTGAAGCTTGTATAG
- a CDS encoding GGDEF domain-containing protein: protein MAAPASTFFILTGTAIGAIFTITNPLVHGIEYILMLPLLISLFYFNKRYLLFSLILNCLLFIAVVQLSERHHQNVSLFDLLAFIFIMIGAYFVVLGALSRGLILISDLTKTIQSEQELLVRTVVMDKLSKTDALTDLYNHKTFHEYLDKLVEHSEDSDMPLHLAIMDIDNFKSINDTFGHATGDVVLKRVAAVISESISSSEIVARYGGEEFAIIFTEKALHDSYTEVETIRESIHQMDFDEMDGRKVSVSIGLSSYQKGSSKSKLFQESDQLLYQAKRSGKNRTVMDDSASILA from the coding sequence GTGGCAGCTCCAGCATCCACTTTTTTCATCTTAACGGGTACCGCCATTGGAGCCATATTTACCATTACGAACCCGCTCGTGCACGGCATTGAGTATATCCTAATGCTCCCCCTGCTCATTTCTTTGTTCTATTTTAATAAACGTTATTTATTGTTTTCGTTGATTCTTAATTGTCTGCTTTTTATAGCAGTCGTTCAGCTTTCAGAGAGACATCACCAGAACGTGTCCTTGTTTGATTTGTTAGCCTTCATCTTTATTATGATCGGTGCGTACTTCGTCGTGCTGGGTGCTCTAAGCCGGGGATTAATTCTGATCAGCGACTTGACCAAAACCATACAATCCGAGCAAGAGCTGCTCGTCCGCACGGTCGTCATGGACAAGCTGTCCAAAACGGATGCGTTGACCGACCTGTATAATCACAAGACGTTTCACGAATATTTGGATAAGCTCGTCGAACACTCAGAAGACAGTGACATGCCGCTGCATCTCGCTATTATGGATATCGATAATTTCAAATCAATTAATGACACATTCGGTCATGCCACCGGGGATGTCGTGCTTAAGCGTGTAGCAGCCGTTATCAGCGAATCCATATCGTCAAGCGAGATCGTTGCGCGTTACGGCGGTGAGGAATTTGCCATTATTTTCACGGAGAAAGCATTGCACGATTCTTACACGGAAGTAGAGACGATTCGCGAGTCCATCCACCAAATGGATTTCGATGAGATGGACGGACGAAAGGTTAGTGTGAGCATCGGGTTATCCAGCTATCAAAAAGGCAGCAGCAAATCAAAGCTATTTCAAGAATCGGATCAATTGCTGTATCAGGCTAAGCGCTCAGGCAAAAATCGGACCGTGATGGACGATTCAGCTTCCATATTGGCATGA
- a CDS encoding ABC transporter permease produces MLFAVLARKAYARNLQYRGSHLLHNAVSVAFGFIYICIWTGFGKDAPLGSYGEHGMVSYIAFNQSILWVTLFLTNGLGLEQSVRTGRIALDLMRPVHLFYQAMSREWGQVAYQFIYKLIPIYLLYFFVFSLHLPQQASVYGWTVLSLVIAAYISICTNYLIGVAALWTTESRWLYWVNYALSMLLSGFFIPLEWLPGWLRTISSCSPYPYLIYVPTRIYMQLEQGWAVMGGLVWGVVMTSLCLVVTAWVRKKLEVQGG; encoded by the coding sequence ATGCTTTTCGCAGTTTTGGCGCGCAAGGCGTATGCCAGAAATCTGCAGTATCGCGGTTCGCATTTGCTTCACAACGCAGTCAGCGTAGCGTTCGGATTTATCTACATTTGTATTTGGACAGGATTTGGTAAAGACGCTCCGCTTGGCAGCTACGGCGAACATGGGATGGTCAGCTATATTGCGTTCAACCAGTCGATTCTGTGGGTGACGCTGTTTCTGACGAATGGTCTCGGGCTGGAGCAATCGGTTCGTACCGGTCGAATCGCGCTTGATCTGATGCGCCCCGTCCATTTGTTCTATCAGGCTATGAGCCGGGAGTGGGGACAAGTGGCCTACCAGTTTATTTACAAGCTGATTCCGATTTATCTCCTCTATTTCTTCGTATTTTCCCTGCATCTTCCGCAGCAAGCATCCGTATACGGATGGACCGTTCTTTCCTTGGTTATTGCAGCTTACATCTCGATTTGCACCAACTACTTAATCGGCGTTGCCGCGCTTTGGACAACTGAATCTCGTTGGCTGTACTGGGTAAATTATGCGCTGAGCATGTTGTTATCCGGTTTTTTTATCCCTTTGGAGTGGCTTCCGGGCTGGCTGCGGACGATAAGTAGCTGTTCTCCCTATCCTTATTTGATCTATGTGCCTACCCGAATCTATATGCAGCTCGAGCAGGGCTGGGCCGTCATGGGCGGTCTCGTATGGGGTGTTGTCATGACCAGTCTATGTCTAGTTGTGACCGCATGGGTACGGAAAAAGCTGGAGGTGCAAGGCGGATGA